The following proteins are encoded in a genomic region of Burkholderia cepacia:
- a CDS encoding calcium:proton antiporter, translating into MPLSSNQLPRWTLWAPLAAWLVLALSRVVPAEGLVIAVFAAALAGAVFAAVHHAEVVAHRVGEPFGTLVLAVAVTVIEVALIVSVMLGAGPEKSGLARDTVFAAVMIICNGIVGICLLVGAWKHGEQDFQGRGASKALAVLASLSVLSLVMPNYLSAAPGPFFSKSQLAFAGVSSLVLYGAFVFVQTVRHRDYFLAAHDSANESVHAAAPSTRTAIISMVLLFVSLVAVVLLAKLLSPAVEHAVLKLGAPEAAVGIVIAALVLLPEGLAAVTAARANRLQTSMNLALGSALASIGLTIPTVAAVFIWVGQPLTLGIGPMETVLLALTLLVSTLTLSQGRTTVLHGVVHLSLFAAYLFLSITH; encoded by the coding sequence ATGCCGCTCTCGTCCAACCAGCTCCCGCGCTGGACCCTCTGGGCCCCGCTTGCCGCATGGCTGGTACTCGCGCTGTCGCGCGTCGTGCCGGCCGAAGGCCTCGTCATCGCGGTGTTCGCCGCCGCGCTCGCCGGCGCCGTGTTCGCCGCCGTCCATCATGCGGAAGTCGTCGCGCACCGCGTCGGCGAGCCGTTCGGCACGCTCGTGCTCGCGGTCGCCGTCACCGTCATCGAAGTCGCGCTGATCGTGTCGGTGATGCTCGGCGCGGGCCCCGAGAAATCGGGCCTCGCACGCGACACCGTGTTCGCCGCCGTGATGATCATCTGCAACGGCATCGTCGGCATCTGCCTGCTGGTCGGTGCGTGGAAGCACGGCGAACAGGACTTCCAGGGGCGCGGTGCGAGCAAGGCGCTCGCGGTACTCGCGTCGCTGTCGGTTCTGTCGCTCGTGATGCCGAACTATCTGAGCGCCGCGCCGGGCCCGTTCTTTTCGAAATCGCAGCTCGCGTTTGCCGGCGTATCGTCGCTCGTGCTGTACGGCGCGTTCGTGTTCGTGCAGACCGTGCGCCACCGCGACTACTTCCTCGCCGCGCACGACAGCGCAAACGAGTCGGTGCACGCAGCGGCGCCGAGCACGCGTACCGCCATCATCAGCATGGTCCTGCTGTTCGTGAGCCTCGTCGCGGTCGTGCTGCTCGCGAAGCTGCTGTCGCCGGCCGTCGAGCACGCCGTGCTGAAGCTTGGTGCGCCCGAGGCCGCGGTCGGTATCGTGATCGCCGCGCTCGTGCTGCTGCCGGAAGGGCTCGCGGCCGTCACCGCCGCGCGTGCGAACCGCCTGCAGACCAGCATGAACCTCGCGCTCGGTTCCGCGCTCGCGAGCATCGGGCTCACGATCCCGACCGTCGCGGCCGTGTTCATCTGGGTCGGCCAGCCGCTCACGCTCGGCATCGGGCCAATGGAAACCGTGCTGCTGGCGCTCACCTTGCTGGTCAGCACGCTGACGCTCAGCCAGGGCCGCACGACGGTGCTGCACGGCGTCGTGCACCTGTCGCTGTTCGCCGCGTACCTGTTCCTGTCGATCACCCACTGA
- a CDS encoding 3-hydroxyacyl-CoA dehydrogenase, whose product MAVSSAQSVNSGALAPSAVVGVIGAGAMGAGIAQVAAAAGHTVLLYDLSEAACDKALAGIRAQFARLAEKGRLEPAQADAAGNRIRAVRALADFAGAALVVEAAAERLDVKREIFATLECHVDDACLLATNTSSISITSIAAGLRVPQRVAGLHFFNPAPLMALVEVVSGLATAPDVAQVLYATAAAWGKKPVMAKSTPGFIVNRVARPYYAEALRVLNEQGGAPASIDAVMREAGGFRMGPFELMDLIGHDVNFAVTESVFRAYFNDPRYTPSLIQQELVNAGFLGRKSGRGFYSYADGATPPAPDLEASRDAPADVALFAQDGPAAALHARFTERIAGARQAGAHADDLLATAGRASIALTDGRTATARAAQTGVADLVLVDLARDYAQAGLVALTRALQCSDAAYADAVGLFQQAGFRVVGVADVPGMVAMRTVAMLANEAADTVNQGVCSPADLDLAMEKGVNYPCGPLAWADAIGIGRVHRVLSNLAASYGEDRYRVSPRIAALHAAGRTFRS is encoded by the coding sequence ATGGCTGTTTCCTCTGCACAATCGGTGAACTCGGGCGCGCTGGCGCCGTCGGCCGTCGTCGGCGTGATCGGCGCCGGCGCGATGGGCGCGGGCATTGCGCAGGTCGCAGCCGCGGCCGGCCACACGGTGCTGCTGTACGACCTGAGCGAAGCGGCCTGCGACAAGGCACTGGCCGGCATCCGCGCCCAGTTCGCGCGACTTGCGGAGAAAGGCCGGCTCGAACCGGCTCAGGCCGACGCGGCCGGCAACCGGATCCGCGCGGTGCGTGCGCTGGCCGACTTCGCGGGCGCCGCGCTGGTTGTCGAGGCGGCGGCCGAGCGGCTCGACGTGAAGCGCGAGATCTTCGCGACGCTCGAATGCCATGTTGACGACGCGTGCCTGCTGGCGACCAACACGTCGTCCATCTCGATCACGTCGATCGCGGCCGGGCTGCGTGTGCCGCAGCGCGTCGCCGGCCTGCATTTCTTCAACCCGGCGCCGCTGATGGCGCTCGTCGAGGTGGTCAGCGGGCTCGCGACCGCGCCGGACGTCGCGCAAGTGCTTTATGCAACCGCCGCCGCGTGGGGCAAGAAACCCGTGATGGCGAAATCGACGCCGGGCTTCATCGTGAACCGCGTCGCGCGGCCGTACTACGCGGAGGCGCTGCGCGTGCTGAACGAGCAGGGCGGCGCGCCGGCCTCGATCGACGCGGTGATGCGCGAAGCCGGCGGCTTCCGGATGGGGCCGTTCGAGCTGATGGACCTGATCGGCCACGACGTGAACTTCGCGGTCACTGAATCGGTGTTCCGCGCGTATTTCAACGATCCGCGCTACACGCCGTCGCTGATCCAGCAGGAACTCGTGAACGCGGGCTTCCTCGGGCGCAAGTCGGGGCGCGGTTTCTACTCGTATGCGGATGGCGCGACGCCGCCCGCGCCCGATCTCGAAGCTTCGCGCGACGCGCCGGCCGACGTTGCACTGTTTGCGCAGGACGGCCCGGCCGCCGCGCTGCATGCACGCTTCACCGAACGCATCGCGGGCGCCCGGCAGGCCGGCGCCCATGCCGATGACCTGCTCGCGACGGCGGGCCGCGCGTCGATTGCGCTGACCGATGGCCGCACTGCCACCGCACGCGCCGCGCAGACGGGCGTGGCCGATCTCGTGCTCGTCGATCTCGCCCGCGATTACGCGCAGGCCGGGCTCGTTGCGCTGACACGTGCGCTCCAGTGCAGCGACGCAGCCTATGCGGACGCGGTCGGCCTGTTCCAGCAGGCGGGTTTCCGTGTCGTCGGCGTCGCCGACGTGCCGGGGATGGTCGCGATGCGCACCGTCGCGATGCTCGCGAACGAGGCGGCCGACACGGTGAACCAGGGCGTGTGCTCGCCCGCCGATCTCGATCTCGCGATGGAGAAGGGCGTGAACTACCCGTGCGGCCCGCTCGCGTGGGCCGATGCGATCGGCATCGGCCGCGTGCATCGCGTGCTGTCGAACCTGGCGGCGAGCTACGGCGAGGACCGCTATCGCGTGTCGCCGCGCATCGCCGCGCTGCATGCGGCCGGGCGCACGTTCCGGTCGTAA
- the paaK gene encoding phenylacetate--CoA ligase PaaK has product MTHPTHPAAALEPIETASRDELQALQLERMKWSLRHAYDNVPHYRRTFDAAGVHPDDLKSLADLAKFPFSTKNDLRDNYPFGLFAVPREQVVRVHASSGTTGKPTVVGYTARDIDTWANVTARSIRAAGGRPGDTLHNAFGYGLFTGGLGIHYGAERLGCMVVPMSGGQTEKQVQLIRDFEPKIILVTPSYMLNLIDEMVRQGMDPAESSLKIGIFGAEPWTQALREEVETRVGIDALDIYGLSEVMGPGVACECVETKDGPVIWEDHFYPEIIDPVTGEVLPDGSQGELVFTSLTKEAMPVIRYRTRDLTALLPPTARAMRRLAKITGRSDDMLIVRGVNVFPSQIEEIVVALPQLSGQFQITLSRDGHMDKLDLAVELRSEVAASVTDGDRAALARELQHRIKTMVGVSSGVTVLTAGGIPATATGKARRVIDRRQAA; this is encoded by the coding sequence ATGACTCACCCGACGCATCCCGCCGCCGCCCTCGAGCCGATCGAGACCGCCAGCCGCGACGAACTGCAGGCGCTGCAGCTCGAGCGCATGAAGTGGTCGCTGCGCCACGCGTACGACAACGTCCCGCACTATCGCCGCACGTTCGATGCGGCAGGCGTGCATCCGGACGACCTGAAGTCGCTCGCCGATCTCGCGAAATTCCCGTTCTCGACCAAGAACGACTTGCGCGACAACTATCCGTTCGGGCTGTTTGCCGTGCCGCGCGAGCAGGTCGTGCGCGTGCATGCGTCGAGCGGCACGACCGGCAAGCCGACCGTGGTCGGCTACACCGCGCGCGACATCGATACCTGGGCGAACGTGACCGCGCGCTCGATCCGCGCGGCCGGCGGCCGCCCGGGCGACACGCTGCACAACGCGTTCGGCTATGGCCTGTTCACGGGCGGCCTCGGGATTCACTACGGCGCGGAGCGGCTCGGTTGCATGGTCGTGCCGATGTCGGGCGGCCAGACCGAGAAGCAGGTGCAGTTGATCCGCGATTTCGAGCCGAAGATCATCCTCGTCACGCCGTCGTACATGCTGAACCTGATCGACGAAATGGTGCGGCAGGGGATGGATCCGGCCGAGTCGTCGCTGAAGATCGGCATCTTCGGCGCCGAGCCGTGGACGCAGGCGCTGCGCGAGGAAGTCGAAACGCGCGTGGGCATCGACGCGCTCGACATCTACGGGCTGTCGGAAGTGATGGGCCCGGGCGTCGCGTGCGAATGCGTCGAGACGAAGGACGGCCCGGTGATCTGGGAGGACCATTTCTACCCGGAGATCATCGATCCCGTCACGGGAGAAGTGCTGCCCGACGGCAGCCAGGGCGAGCTCGTGTTCACGTCGTTGACGAAGGAAGCGATGCCGGTGATCCGCTACCGCACGCGCGACCTCACCGCGCTGCTGCCGCCGACCGCGCGCGCGATGCGCCGCCTCGCGAAGATCACCGGCCGCTCCGACGACATGCTGATCGTGCGTGGCGTGAACGTGTTTCCGAGCCAGATCGAGGAGATCGTGGTCGCGCTGCCGCAACTGTCGGGCCAGTTCCAGATCACGCTGTCGCGCGACGGTCACATGGACAAGCTCGACCTCGCGGTCGAGCTGCGCTCCGAGGTTGCCGCGTCCGTCACCGATGGCGATCGCGCGGCGCTTGCGCGCGAGCTGCAGCACCGGATCAAGACGATGGTCGGCGTGTCGTCCGGCGTGACGGTGCTCACGGCCGGCGGCATTCCCGCGACCGCGACCGGCAAGGCGCGGCGCGTGATCGACCGCCGCCAGGCTGCCTGA
- a CDS encoding enoyl-CoA hydratase-related protein, which translates to MDGLKTLAVAVDARGIATVALQRGDVLNAFDETMIAELTDAFTALGRRDDVRAIVLRSDGRAFCAGADLQWMQRASANDAAANLRDAERFAAMMRAIRQCPKPTVARVQGHAFGGGVGLCAACDIVIASDHARFSVSEARFGILPAVIGPYLVEAVGQRQARRLALTATQLAAAEAVAIGLIHQAVPLDALDATLERTLAELGRNGPGALMEIKRFFDAIGEYPPSDERAAFTAQTISRVRATPEAKEGFAAFFAKRPPAWEAGAE; encoded by the coding sequence ATGGATGGATTGAAGACCCTGGCCGTCGCGGTCGATGCGCGCGGCATCGCGACCGTCGCGCTGCAGCGCGGCGATGTGCTCAACGCGTTCGACGAGACGATGATTGCCGAGCTGACCGACGCGTTCACGGCGCTCGGCCGGCGCGACGACGTCCGAGCGATCGTGCTGCGCTCGGACGGTCGCGCGTTTTGCGCGGGCGCCGACCTGCAGTGGATGCAGCGCGCGAGCGCGAACGACGCGGCCGCGAACCTGCGCGACGCCGAGCGTTTTGCCGCGATGATGCGCGCGATCCGGCAGTGCCCGAAACCGACGGTCGCCCGCGTGCAGGGCCACGCGTTCGGTGGCGGCGTCGGCCTGTGCGCGGCCTGCGACATCGTGATCGCGAGCGACCACGCGCGCTTTTCGGTCAGCGAAGCGCGCTTCGGGATTCTGCCGGCCGTGATCGGCCCGTATCTGGTCGAGGCGGTCGGCCAGCGCCAGGCGCGCCGGCTTGCGCTGACCGCGACGCAGCTTGCCGCCGCCGAGGCCGTCGCGATCGGCCTGATTCACCAGGCCGTGCCGCTCGATGCGCTCGACGCAACGCTCGAGCGGACGCTTGCCGAGCTGGGGCGCAACGGCCCGGGCGCGCTGATGGAGATCAAGCGCTTCTTCGACGCGATCGGCGAGTATCCGCCGTCGGACGAGCGCGCGGCATTCACCGCGCAGACGATCTCCCGCGTGCGGGCGACGCCGGAAGCGAAGGAAGGCTTCGCCGCGTTCTTCGCGAAGCGGCCACCGGCCTGGGAGGCGGGCGCCGAGTAA
- a CDS encoding MarC family protein, translating to MIVNRLISEILFGFTGLIGIINPIGIAFLFLERTEALTEHERDLLARKVAFNSFVVLLVAFFAGTPVLHFFGISMEALRIGGGFAVAVAGWQMLNEPDGPGGGDTPVKPIDANAIMTRAFFPLTVPLTVGPGSIATAIALNANRTHKLSEFMLSSIVSIAVSVLVAVVIWQVYSRSALLARYLGSEGTKVAKRVSAFLLLCIGVQIMLTGFSAFLQPIADQVK from the coding sequence ATGATCGTCAACCGCCTTATCTCCGAGATCCTGTTCGGCTTCACCGGCCTGATCGGCATCATCAATCCGATCGGCATCGCGTTCCTGTTTCTCGAACGGACCGAGGCGCTCACCGAGCATGAGCGGGACCTGCTCGCGCGGAAGGTCGCGTTCAACTCGTTCGTCGTGCTGCTGGTCGCGTTCTTCGCCGGCACGCCGGTGCTGCATTTCTTCGGGATCTCGATGGAGGCGCTGCGGATCGGCGGCGGCTTCGCGGTCGCCGTGGCCGGCTGGCAGATGCTGAACGAGCCCGACGGCCCCGGCGGCGGCGACACGCCGGTCAAGCCGATCGACGCGAACGCGATCATGACGCGCGCGTTCTTCCCGCTGACCGTGCCGCTCACGGTCGGCCCCGGCTCGATTGCCACGGCGATCGCGCTGAACGCGAACCGCACGCACAAGCTGTCGGAGTTCATGCTGTCGAGCATCGTGTCGATCGCCGTCTCCGTGCTCGTCGCGGTCGTGATCTGGCAGGTCTACAGCCGCTCCGCGCTGCTCGCGCGCTACCTCGGCAGCGAAGGGACCAAGGTCGCGAAGCGCGTGTCGGCGTTCCTGCTGCTGTGCATCGGCGTGCAGATCATGCTGACCGGCTTCTCCGCGTTCCTGCAGCCGATCGCCGACCAGGTCAAGTAA
- a CDS encoding aldo/keto reductase: MEYVKFGSTGLDVSKLVLGCMTFGEPLRGTHPWTLPEAESRPIIQRAVEAGINFFDTANMYSDGTSEEIVGRALRDFTKRDDVVIATKVFYRMRPGPNGAGLSRKAIMTDIDQSLKRLGTDYVDLYQIHRWDYGTPIEETLEALHDVVKAGKARYIGASSMFAWQFAKALHLSKQNGWTRFVSMQNHLNLLYREEEREMLPLCEDEGIAVIPWSPLARGRLTRSWDESSERQQKDDVGQRLYDATVDADKAVVEAVAAIAAARNVPRAQVALAWVAQKHGVTAPIVGISKPRQLDDALGALALKLTDDEIATLERPYVPHAIAGFN, encoded by the coding sequence ATGGAATACGTGAAATTCGGGTCGACCGGGCTGGACGTGTCGAAGCTGGTGCTGGGTTGCATGACGTTCGGCGAGCCGTTGCGCGGCACGCATCCGTGGACGCTGCCGGAAGCTGAAAGCCGCCCGATCATCCAGCGGGCGGTCGAAGCCGGCATCAACTTCTTCGATACCGCGAACATGTATTCGGATGGCACGTCGGAGGAGATCGTCGGCCGTGCGCTGCGCGATTTCACGAAGCGCGACGACGTCGTGATCGCGACCAAGGTGTTCTACCGGATGCGACCAGGCCCGAACGGCGCTGGCCTGTCGCGCAAGGCGATCATGACCGACATCGACCAGAGCCTGAAGCGGCTCGGTACCGACTATGTCGACCTCTACCAGATCCACCGCTGGGACTACGGCACGCCGATCGAGGAGACGCTCGAGGCGCTGCACGACGTCGTGAAGGCCGGCAAGGCGCGCTATATCGGCGCGTCGTCCATGTTCGCGTGGCAGTTTGCGAAGGCGCTGCACCTGTCGAAACAGAACGGCTGGACCCGCTTCGTCAGCATGCAGAACCACCTGAACCTGCTGTATCGGGAAGAAGAGCGCGAAATGCTGCCGCTTTGCGAAGACGAAGGGATCGCGGTGATTCCGTGGAGCCCGCTCGCCCGCGGCCGCCTGACGCGCAGCTGGGACGAGTCGTCGGAACGGCAGCAGAAAGACGACGTCGGCCAGCGGCTGTACGACGCAACGGTCGATGCGGACAAGGCGGTCGTCGAGGCCGTTGCGGCGATCGCCGCCGCGCGCAACGTGCCACGGGCACAGGTCGCGCTGGCGTGGGTGGCCCAGAAGCACGGTGTGACCGCACCGATCGTCGGCATCTCGAAGCCGCGGCAACTGGACGATGCGCTCGGCGCGCTCGCGCTGAAGCTGACCGACGACGAAATCGCGACGCTCGAACGCCCGTACGTGCCGCACGCGATTGCCGGGTTCAACTGA
- a CDS encoding CPBP family intramembrane glutamic endopeptidase yields MSLSLLPCATIWLALFAAAAFAWHRPLHGLSVILAVFGYAVALAFGKLGAVALAPLALLAAAAWGVLPTRPLAVRIAAHAVFAALAVALSLHLLPGFHNPLVIGPTRFTPDAVPFTMYLNLDKPLIGLWLLWALPWIAPDVALSRALRTGAVAAVATAAACLAGALAFGMVGWAPKWPASGWLWLVNNLLLVTLAEEALFRGYVQGGLTRALRAFSWGPWVALATGAVLFGAAHAAGGWQWIVLGTVAGAGYGLAWRRGGLLASALAHAGLNVVHFGLFTYPMLAAAR; encoded by the coding sequence ATGTCCCTTTCGCTCCTTCCGTGTGCCACGATCTGGCTCGCCCTGTTCGCGGCCGCCGCATTCGCGTGGCATCGCCCGCTGCATGGCCTGAGCGTCATCCTGGCCGTGTTCGGCTATGCCGTCGCGCTGGCGTTCGGCAAGCTCGGGGCAGTCGCGCTGGCGCCGCTCGCGCTGCTGGCCGCGGCGGCGTGGGGGGTGTTGCCCACGCGCCCGCTCGCGGTGCGGATCGCCGCGCATGCCGTGTTTGCCGCGCTTGCGGTCGCGCTGAGCCTGCACCTGCTCCCCGGATTCCACAATCCGCTCGTGATCGGCCCGACGCGCTTCACGCCGGACGCCGTGCCGTTCACGATGTACCTGAATCTCGACAAGCCGCTGATCGGCCTGTGGCTGCTGTGGGCATTGCCGTGGATCGCCCCCGACGTCGCGCTGTCGCGCGCGCTGCGCACCGGTGCGGTGGCGGCCGTCGCGACGGCCGCCGCGTGCCTGGCCGGCGCGCTCGCGTTCGGGATGGTCGGCTGGGCGCCCAAGTGGCCGGCGTCGGGCTGGCTGTGGCTTGTGAACAACCTGTTGCTCGTGACGCTTGCCGAGGAAGCACTGTTCCGTGGCTACGTCCAGGGCGGGCTGACGCGCGCGCTCCGCGCGTTCTCATGGGGCCCGTGGGTCGCGCTCGCGACTGGCGCGGTGCTGTTCGGCGCCGCGCACGCGGCCGGCGGCTGGCAATGGATCGTGCTGGGCACGGTGGCCGGCGCCGGCTACGGGCTCGCGTGGCGGCGCGGCGGATTGCTCGCCTCCGCGCTCGCGCATGCCGGGCTGAACGTCGTCCACTTCGGCCTGTTCACCTACCCGATGCTCGCCGCCGCACGCTGA
- a CDS encoding VC0807 family protein codes for MKPRAGLILELFVNLVLPWVAYRVAQPHFGETGALYASAVPPIIWSIVEFVRSRRVDAVAAIVLLGIALSIIGMALGGSPRTLLMRESLASGTIGVVFLLSLFRERPLIFYLARATVAREMDGGAAHFEAVWAAQPGLRQMLRRMTFVWGGFMTLEMLLRCWMVMTWPVERVLVVSPIVGYTVFGCLLAWTFWYRRRMRVRNSVDIPGRNGVTETAGR; via the coding sequence GTGAAACCGCGAGCCGGACTGATCCTCGAACTCTTCGTCAACCTCGTGCTGCCGTGGGTGGCCTACCGGGTCGCGCAACCGCATTTCGGCGAAACCGGCGCGCTGTACGCGTCGGCGGTGCCGCCGATCATCTGGTCGATCGTCGAATTCGTCCGCTCGCGCCGCGTCGACGCGGTGGCGGCCATCGTGCTGCTCGGCATCGCGCTGTCGATCATCGGGATGGCGCTCGGCGGCAGCCCGCGCACGCTGCTGATGCGCGAATCGCTCGCATCCGGCACGATCGGCGTCGTGTTCCTGCTGTCGCTGTTCCGCGAACGCCCGTTGATCTTCTATCTCGCTCGCGCGACCGTGGCCCGAGAGATGGACGGCGGCGCCGCGCACTTCGAAGCGGTCTGGGCCGCACAGCCGGGGTTGCGGCAGATGCTGCGGCGGATGACGTTCGTGTGGGGCGGCTTCATGACGCTGGAAATGCTGCTGCGCTGCTGGATGGTGATGACCTGGCCGGTCGAACGCGTGCTCGTCGTGTCGCCGATCGTCGGCTACACCGTGTTCGGCTGTCTGCTGGCGTGGACCTTCTGGTACCGGCGGCGGATGCGCGTGCGCAATAGCGTCGACATCCCGGGCCGCAACGGCGTCACCGAAACCGCCGGCCGCTGA